The following proteins are co-located in the Ktedonobacteraceae bacterium genome:
- a CDS encoding SIS domain-containing protein, producing the protein MLSHKEWAVQALPDQPVTQGIDYQGLVEDVLALRRRVLDDALLQFAARAQALAQIAKLLVGTLRAGHKVLVAGNGGSAAEAQHFAAELVGRFKRERLPYAVLSLTTDTSILTAVANDYGYAEVFARQVRGFGQPGDLLLLFSTSGESENLVRAALEAQQCLMSVAAITGDRSSRLEQIADITLRVPVVDTAIAQELHMMATHILCDITETELAQWEVPASVEDRFRLEQEGI; encoded by the coding sequence ATGTTAAGCCATAAGGAATGGGCGGTGCAGGCGCTGCCCGATCAGCCGGTAACGCAGGGAATTGACTATCAAGGCCTTGTTGAAGACGTACTGGCTCTTCGTCGCAGAGTATTGGATGATGCGCTACTTCAGTTCGCCGCGCGGGCGCAAGCATTGGCGCAGATCGCAAAGCTACTGGTTGGGACCTTACGAGCCGGACATAAAGTGCTTGTTGCAGGGAACGGGGGGAGCGCTGCTGAGGCACAGCATTTTGCTGCGGAACTGGTGGGCCGATTTAAGCGCGAACGCCTACCCTATGCAGTCCTTTCTCTTACCACCGATACTTCGATCCTTACTGCTGTGGCCAACGATTATGGCTATGCCGAAGTCTTTGCGCGCCAGGTACGAGGATTCGGCCAGCCGGGCGATCTGCTGCTGCTTTTCAGTACCAGCGGCGAGTCCGAGAATCTTGTGCGTGCCGCACTGGAGGCTCAGCAATGCCTGATGAGCGTGGCAGCGATTACTGGTGATCGGTCCAGTCGCCTGGAACAAATTGCCGATATTACGCTACGCGTGCCGGTCGTCGATACGGCCATAGCTCAAGAGCTGCATATGATGGCGACGCATATTCTCTGCGATATTACCGAAACCGAACTCGCGCAGTGGGAAGTGCCAGCCTCGGTCGAAGACCGTTTCCGATTGGAACAAGAGGGCATATGA
- a CDS encoding HAD family hydrolase, whose product MRRPALFLDRDGTLVYPRHYPSRPEELCLYDGVGEALRTFQEAGFRLVVVTNQAGIARGYFKEDDLWRMHTYLAKELAKSGVHLDAIYYCPHHPEGVIPELAVVCDCRKPQPGMLLRAARDLALNLPRSWFVGDILDDIEAGNRAGCRTVLVDLGTEKPPASQLRRPNFIARNTIHALRIIAACEHLGAAAELTYRPPAWQEDAELMGRIAL is encoded by the coding sequence ATGAGGCGACCGGCTCTCTTTCTCGATCGCGATGGAACGCTGGTCTATCCTCGTCATTATCCATCCAGACCTGAGGAACTGTGTCTTTATGATGGTGTGGGAGAAGCACTGAGGACGTTCCAGGAAGCTGGCTTCCGGCTGGTAGTGGTAACAAATCAAGCAGGCATTGCGCGTGGGTATTTCAAGGAGGATGACCTGTGGCGCATGCATACATACCTTGCGAAGGAACTGGCGAAGTCAGGCGTTCATCTCGATGCCATCTATTACTGCCCGCACCATCCAGAGGGCGTCATCCCGGAGCTGGCTGTCGTGTGTGATTGTCGTAAGCCGCAACCGGGAATGTTGTTGCGAGCCGCCAGAGACCTGGCCTTGAATCTGCCGCGTTCATGGTTCGTGGGCGACATCCTTGATGATATCGAGGCGGGAAACAGGGCAGGTTGCCGTACCGTTCTCGTCGATCTGGGAACCGAAAAACCGCCCGCAAGCCAGTTGCGCCGTCCAAATTTTATTGCGCGCAACACTATACATGCGCTGCGTATCATCGCTGCATGCGAGCACCTTGGAGCGGCAGCGGAGCTTACCTATCGTCCACCGGCCTGGCAAGAAGACGCCGAATTAATGGGACGCATCGCACTTTAG
- a CDS encoding glycosyltransferase family 9 protein, with protein sequence MIDERWLTVKKVLAVRLDNLGDVLVTTPALHAIKTSLPRASLTLLASPVGAQVARLNPDLDDVIVYQAPWMDPWHKLPQDSQREQQMIDHIREQQFDGAIIFTSYHQSSLPAAYLCYLADIPLRVAASIDGPGSLLTTRHKHPERMMHEVERGLDLVGAIGLTTDNLDLVLQVPQEARAQLARRLSAADLDSRRPLIVIHPGCSMPARTYPWEMYAQVVDLVVEQLGAVVALTGADDEMALVEQVLDQLGPETRQSTFAFAGKLSFPEFCALIEAADLTITNNTGPMHISAALKTPVVALFALTNPPEQWGPWRVAHRQLYHDVSCRICYSRICPYGHECLRLVSPQMVVNAASELLVQAVGARDENLPASKNVPGTAHHMYEAQQVEVER encoded by the coding sequence ATGATTGACGAGCGATGGTTGACAGTCAAAAAAGTACTGGCTGTCAGGCTTGATAACCTTGGTGACGTGCTGGTCACCACGCCTGCTTTGCATGCTATAAAAACTTCGCTGCCGCGTGCCAGTTTGACATTGCTGGCCAGCCCGGTCGGTGCCCAGGTCGCCCGTCTCAATCCTGATCTCGATGATGTAATTGTCTATCAAGCCCCCTGGATGGACCCCTGGCACAAACTGCCGCAAGATAGCCAACGCGAGCAGCAAATGATCGACCATATTCGCGAACAGCAATTCGACGGCGCCATTATTTTCACTTCGTATCATCAAAGTTCGCTGCCGGCCGCTTACCTGTGTTACCTGGCGGATATCCCGCTGCGTGTTGCCGCTTCTATTGACGGCCCCGGTTCGCTGCTAACCACGCGCCACAAACACCCGGAGCGCATGATGCACGAAGTCGAACGCGGCCTCGACCTGGTGGGTGCGATTGGCCTCACAACTGACAACCTCGACCTGGTTTTGCAGGTGCCGCAAGAGGCGCGCGCTCAATTAGCCCGGCGTTTATCTGCTGCCGACCTCGACTCGCGCCGCCCACTGATAGTTATTCATCCCGGGTGCAGCATGCCGGCCCGCACCTACCCCTGGGAAATGTACGCGCAGGTGGTCGATTTAGTAGTCGAACAGCTTGGGGCGGTAGTCGCGCTTACCGGCGCAGACGACGAGATGGCATTAGTCGAGCAAGTGCTGGATCAACTGGGACCGGAGACGCGCCAGTCCACCTTTGCTTTTGCCGGAAAACTGTCTTTCCCTGAGTTTTGCGCGCTCATCGAGGCCGCTGATTTGACCATTACCAACAATACAGGGCCGATGCATATCTCAGCAGCGCTAAAAACTCCTGTCGTGGCATTGTTTGCCCTCACCAATCCCCCTGAACAATGGGGACCCTGGCGTGTGGCTCATCGCCAACTGTATCATGATGTATCCTGCCGCATCTGCTACAGCCGCATCTGCCCTTATGGACACGAGTGCCTGCGCCTCGTCTCGCCGCAGATGGTTGTCAACGCAGCAAGCGAGCTACTCGTGCAAGCTGTAGGGGCGAGGGATGAGAACTTACCCGCCTCGAAAAATGTGCCAGGAACGGCACATCATATGTATGAAGCGCAACAAGTGGAGGTAGAGCGATGA
- a CDS encoding glycosyltransferase family 9 protein — protein MKEWLEARNILAVRLDNIGDVIMLGPALRAVKETSPQARLTLLASPAGATAVPLLPWIDDVITWRPIWQDVGGRMPFDPSRERELIDILAQRGFDAALIFTSFSQTPHVPGYVCYLAGIPLRAGESKEFGGSTLTNELKGSPDQLHQAERNLRLVEQLGFVVHDRQLMVSLSSEARAAVPALLNNAGINPDRPYLLLHPGASAQARRYPPERYGVLARLLTRRGWQVLVTGVEREAALIEEVIEHAPQAHSLIGGTTLAEYAALVESAALVICNDTLPMHLADALRTPAAVLFSGTDFEEQWRPRATRARLLRRNTSCHPCYLFTCPIGQPCLDISPEEVVEEVESLLTSLPDSRRDEPMRSPVGSRPELDGSVDVC, from the coding sequence ATGAAGGAATGGCTTGAGGCTCGTAACATACTGGCCGTGCGGCTGGACAATATCGGCGATGTCATCATGCTTGGCCCTGCCTTACGAGCGGTAAAGGAAACTTCGCCGCAGGCTCGTCTCACACTCCTGGCGAGTCCCGCCGGGGCGACCGCGGTTCCATTGCTGCCCTGGATCGATGATGTCATCACGTGGCGCCCTATCTGGCAGGATGTCGGTGGGCGCATGCCTTTTGACCCGTCACGCGAGCGCGAGTTGATCGATATCCTGGCTCAGCGCGGATTCGATGCCGCTTTGATCTTCACCTCGTTCAGCCAGACGCCGCATGTTCCCGGCTATGTCTGCTACCTGGCGGGTATTCCACTTCGTGCCGGAGAATCGAAGGAGTTCGGCGGCAGCACCCTGACGAACGAATTGAAAGGCTCGCCCGATCAACTGCACCAGGCAGAGCGAAATTTGCGCCTCGTCGAGCAGCTTGGCTTCGTCGTTCATGACCGCCAGCTCATGGTTTCCCTATCTTCAGAGGCGCGAGCAGCCGTACCGGCTTTACTCAATAACGCCGGAATCAACCCGGACAGGCCATATCTGCTGCTTCATCCGGGCGCCAGCGCGCAGGCCCGCCGCTATCCACCAGAACGCTATGGCGTGCTCGCTCGTCTGTTGACCCGGCGCGGCTGGCAGGTGCTGGTAACCGGCGTTGAACGCGAAGCGGCGTTGATCGAAGAGGTCATTGAACATGCGCCCCAGGCCCATTCCCTGATTGGTGGAACCACACTGGCTGAATATGCTGCCCTCGTCGAGAGCGCGGCTCTCGTCATCTGCAATGATACCCTGCCCATGCATCTTGCCGATGCCCTGAGAACTCCGGCAGCCGTCCTGTTCTCCGGTACCGACTTCGAGGAGCAATGGCGTCCAAGAGCAACGCGCGCGCGGTTGCTGAGGCGAAACACCTCCTGCCACCCTTGTTATCTCTTTACCTGCCCTATCGGCCAGCCCTGCCTCGACATCTCGCCCGAAGAGGTAGTCGAAGAGGTTGAATCCTTACTGACCTCGCTGCCCGATTCGCGTAGGGACGAACCCATGAGGTCTCCCGTTGGCAGCCGTCCAGAATTGGATGGGAGTGTGGATGTATGTTAA
- a CDS encoding glycosyltransferase family 9 protein, with protein sequence MLSKEREIRRIAIFRALQLGDLLVAVPALRALRERFACAEITLIGLPWAASFVRRFSRYIDRFVEFPGFPGIDEVEVNPKRTARFLAQQRAYSYDLVIQMHGDGTASNPFALQLGGDVTVGYFQGKRPARLTLGRKYPQHLSEIERNLALVRLLGCRDVDPRLEFPLYNQDYAEASALLQRLPLATRPWIGIHAGARPPSRRWPAEYFARLADTFAQRFNAQVILTGGPAEEPIVQKVVDLMATSPLNIAGQTSLGGLAALISELDLFISNDTGPAHIANALDVSSVTIFGPADYRRWAPLDQERHRVIRRPVACSPCGYWDCPIDHRCLRWIHPDEVAEAAISLLSPVIAEHSTIVKGV encoded by the coding sequence ATGTTAAGCAAGGAAAGGGAAATACGGCGTATCGCCATCTTCCGAGCGCTCCAACTCGGCGACCTCCTGGTGGCTGTACCGGCATTGCGCGCGCTTCGCGAACGATTTGCTTGCGCCGAAATAACACTCATCGGCCTTCCCTGGGCGGCCTCATTTGTACGGCGCTTCAGCCGCTACATTGACCGCTTTGTTGAATTTCCCGGCTTCCCCGGTATTGACGAAGTGGAAGTCAATCCCAAGCGTACCGCGCGTTTTCTCGCGCAACAGCGGGCCTACAGTTATGACCTGGTCATCCAGATGCATGGAGATGGCACCGCCAGCAATCCGTTCGCGCTTCAACTTGGAGGAGATGTAACGGTTGGCTACTTTCAAGGCAAACGACCCGCTAGATTGACGCTCGGTCGAAAGTACCCACAGCACCTCTCAGAAATTGAGCGCAATCTCGCGTTAGTCCGATTGCTCGGTTGCCGCGACGTTGATCCCAGGCTGGAGTTTCCATTGTACAACCAGGATTACGCGGAGGCATCGGCGTTGCTCCAGCGGCTCCCCCTGGCGACGCGCCCCTGGATTGGCATTCATGCAGGCGCCCGACCGCCGTCTCGCCGCTGGCCTGCCGAATACTTTGCCCGGCTCGCCGACACATTCGCGCAACGCTTTAATGCACAGGTAATCTTGACCGGAGGTCCTGCTGAAGAGCCAATTGTACAGAAAGTCGTAGATTTGATGGCTACATCGCCGTTGAATATAGCGGGACAAACTTCGCTCGGTGGCCTGGCCGCCTTAATCAGCGAATTGGACCTGTTCATCAGCAACGATACCGGCCCTGCCCATATCGCGAATGCTCTCGATGTGTCCAGCGTCACCATCTTTGGCCCGGCGGATTACCGGCGCTGGGCGCCGCTCGATCAAGAGCGGCATCGCGTCATCCGGCGCCCGGTAGCATGCAGTCCCTGCGGTTACTGGGATTGTCCTATCGATCATCGCTGCCTGCGCTGGATTCATCCCGACGAGGTTGCAGAGGCGGCAATATCCTTGCTGTCGCCTGTCATAGCAGAACATTCGACTATAGTGAAAGGTGTGTGA
- a CDS encoding glycosyltransferase, whose amino-acid sequence MRRLNILIWHIHGSYLNTLARLDHNWYLPIKPGRPEGYGGRGPTFDLPDYVREVPAEQVRNLDLDLIIYQTPKNYFEDQFELLSSEQRRLPKIYLEHNTPKPNAVDTRHPIDDPDVLLVHVTHYNRLMWDNGRTPTIVIEHSVAIDPTIRYSGHLERGITVVNGMQKRPRVAGYDLFLHARQKVPLDAVGMETEAFGGLGDIPYRELHHLVAGYRFLFSPIRYTSLPLAVIEAMTIGMPVVALATTELPTVIENGKTGYVSCDLDTLVNQMRSLLVDKEKAYQLGENARAVARERFGLDRFIHDWNHAFEMVMPAAWMR is encoded by the coding sequence ATGCGGCGTCTCAACATATTGATCTGGCATATTCATGGTAGCTATCTCAATACCCTGGCCCGGCTCGACCACAACTGGTACCTGCCCATCAAACCCGGTCGCCCGGAGGGATATGGCGGTCGCGGCCCAACATTCGACCTGCCCGATTACGTGCGCGAAGTTCCAGCAGAGCAGGTGCGGAATCTCGATCTTGACCTCATCATCTATCAAACGCCGAAGAATTACTTCGAGGATCAATTCGAGCTATTGAGTTCGGAACAACGCCGCCTGCCGAAAATCTACCTGGAACACAACACGCCCAAACCCAATGCCGTCGACACGCGTCACCCGATTGACGATCCCGATGTCCTGCTTGTGCATGTCACCCACTACAACCGGCTGATGTGGGACAACGGACGTACCCCAACCATCGTTATCGAACACAGCGTAGCCATTGACCCTACAATTCGCTACAGCGGGCATCTTGAGCGCGGTATTACCGTCGTCAATGGCATGCAGAAGCGGCCCCGCGTTGCCGGCTACGACCTGTTCCTACATGCCAGACAGAAGGTGCCCCTGGACGCTGTAGGAATGGAGACCGAGGCGTTCGGTGGCCTGGGAGATATCCCATACCGCGAATTACATCATCTCGTGGCAGGATACCGCTTCTTATTCAGCCCGATTCGTTATACCAGCCTGCCCCTGGCTGTGATCGAGGCCATGACCATCGGTATGCCGGTCGTCGCCCTGGCGACAACAGAACTGCCAACCGTCATCGAAAATGGTAAAACCGGCTATGTGTCCTGCGACCTCGATACACTTGTCAACCAAATGCGCTCTCTACTCGTGGATAAAGAGAAAGCCTACCAGTTAGGGGAGAATGCGCGAGCCGTTGCTCGTGAGCGGTTCGGCCTTGATCGTTTCATCCACGATTGGAACCACGCATTTGAAATGGTTATGCCAGCAGCATGGATGCGCTGA
- a CDS encoding glycosyltransferase encodes MDRPTRIAFLSEHASPTAILGGADAGGQNVYVDEVSRNLARRGYAVDVFTRRDSIETPEVIEWGPGVRVIHLKAGPLQPRPKDELWPFMPEFRDSFLEFMQRDEVHYDLLHGNFWMSGWVAGELRQRLGIPVIQIFHAMGKTKRRHQKKVDTSPGDRIKIEMEVIRQVDRLIAQCPNERTELVDDYKADPAKVVIIPSAVNTRVFKPVPREEARRCIGLPVEGNVIVYVGRMLPRKDIRNIVRALAVLLKQDTGAAKASCRPITLLVVGGETEEPDPVATPEIGELQQLAAELGVTDFVRFAGKRQPNELRYYYSAGDVTVTTPWYEPFGLTPLESMACGRPVIGSAVGGLTFTIKDGETGFLVPPRNPEALAGRLRDLLTQPGLCEQMGHAARTRVEHEFTWSIVAMRTAALYDAVLAERMHETLPVESLSLAVLPKASMSDDTFTGGRDLGAS; translated from the coding sequence ATGGATCGACCAACACGGATTGCGTTTTTAAGTGAGCATGCCAGTCCCACTGCCATCCTGGGAGGAGCCGATGCAGGTGGGCAAAATGTCTACGTGGACGAGGTCAGTCGTAACCTGGCGCGTCGAGGGTACGCCGTCGATGTCTTTACTCGCCGTGATAGTATCGAAACTCCCGAAGTCATCGAGTGGGGCCCTGGCGTTCGCGTCATACACCTCAAAGCCGGGCCATTACAACCGCGTCCCAAGGATGAGCTCTGGCCGTTCATGCCCGAATTTCGTGACTCCTTCCTCGAATTTATGCAGCGCGATGAAGTTCATTACGACCTGCTGCATGGCAATTTCTGGATGTCTGGATGGGTCGCGGGCGAGCTACGGCAGCGACTCGGTATTCCCGTCATTCAGATCTTCCACGCTATGGGCAAGACCAAGCGCCGGCATCAGAAAAAAGTCGATACCAGCCCGGGCGACCGTATCAAGATCGAAATGGAGGTCATCCGCCAGGTTGATAGACTGATTGCCCAATGTCCAAACGAACGCACGGAACTGGTCGATGATTACAAAGCTGATCCCGCCAAAGTCGTCATTATCCCCTCTGCCGTTAACACCCGTGTCTTCAAACCCGTGCCGCGGGAAGAGGCCCGGCGGTGTATCGGATTGCCTGTAGAGGGCAACGTTATCGTCTATGTTGGGCGCATGCTGCCGCGTAAGGATATTCGCAACATCGTGCGCGCCCTCGCTGTATTGCTAAAACAGGATACAGGCGCTGCAAAGGCATCTTGCCGGCCAATCACCCTCCTGGTCGTGGGAGGTGAAACAGAGGAGCCAGACCCGGTTGCCACACCTGAAATCGGAGAGTTACAACAACTCGCCGCGGAACTCGGCGTCACCGATTTTGTGCGCTTCGCAGGCAAGCGGCAGCCGAATGAGCTGCGTTATTACTATAGCGCTGGAGATGTAACCGTTACCACGCCCTGGTATGAGCCATTCGGTCTCACTCCACTGGAATCCATGGCCTGCGGTCGCCCCGTGATTGGCTCAGCCGTCGGCGGTCTCACATTTACCATTAAGGATGGCGAAACCGGTTTTCTCGTCCCGCCGCGCAATCCAGAAGCGCTCGCTGGCCGCCTGCGTGATCTTCTCACTCAACCCGGCTTATGCGAGCAGATGGGCCATGCCGCCCGGACGCGTGTGGAACATGAATTTACCTGGTCAATCGTTGCCATGCGCACCGCCGCCCTCTATGATGCAGTCCTCGCCGAGCGTATGCATGAAACATTGCCGGTAGAAAGCCTCTCACTTGCCGTGTTGCCAAAGGCATCAATGTCGGATGACACCTTTACAGGAGGTAGAGACCTTGGCGCGAGTTGA
- a CDS encoding glycosyltransferase family A protein produces the protein MARVDVLIPTYARKTGLAVVLTSLLGQTFTDFDVIISDQTDDDFSYLDSIEITTLVQALRWHGHDVQLHRHLPRKGLAEQRNFLLEQSHAPYVHYLDDDVLLDPPVMERMLRVLEAERCGFVGCPATGLGYLNDVRPHQQHIELWTGPVQPEPFTASTIPWERHAVNNAANPLHLEQQLVHAGGIVRYKVAWVGGANILFDRAKLLDVGGFSWWQRLPPVHAGEEVVVQFLLIRKYGGCGILPSGTYHLGLPTTVEDRTSNATALFEQLIEEFHVYLPVHVNEHAGG, from the coding sequence TTGGCGCGAGTTGATGTCCTGATACCCACCTATGCTCGCAAAACCGGCCTCGCCGTTGTTCTAACCAGCCTGCTCGGCCAGACGTTTACTGATTTCGACGTCATCATCTCGGATCAGACAGACGACGACTTTTCGTACCTCGACAGCATCGAAATTACTACGCTGGTTCAGGCCCTGCGCTGGCATGGTCACGACGTGCAATTGCACCGTCACCTGCCGCGCAAAGGCCTCGCCGAGCAGCGCAACTTCCTGCTCGAACAGAGTCATGCTCCATATGTCCACTATCTCGATGATGATGTGCTGCTCGACCCGCCCGTCATGGAGCGTATGCTGCGCGTGCTCGAGGCGGAGAGATGCGGCTTCGTCGGCTGTCCCGCCACCGGTCTCGGCTACCTCAATGACGTGCGACCTCACCAGCAACACATCGAACTCTGGACCGGCCCCGTCCAACCAGAACCTTTTACTGCCAGCACCATTCCCTGGGAGCGCCACGCCGTCAATAACGCCGCCAATCCATTGCACCTCGAACAACAACTCGTCCACGCCGGCGGCATTGTCCGCTATAAAGTTGCCTGGGTCGGCGGTGCCAATATCCTCTTCGACCGTGCCAAACTTCTCGACGTCGGCGGCTTCTCCTGGTGGCAGCGACTCCCGCCCGTCCATGCAGGAGAAGAGGTCGTCGTCCAATTCCTCTTGATCCGCAAATATGGTGGCTGTGGCATCCTCCCCAGCGGTACCTATCACCTCGGCCTGCCCACCACCGTCGAAGATCGCACCTCCAACGCCACCGCCCTCTTCGAGCAACTCATCGAGGAATTTCATGTCTACCTACCCGTCCACGTAAATGAACATGCCGGCGGGTAA
- a CDS encoding SDR family oxidoreductase, producing the protein MQENMLKDKVVLVTGAGSGLGEATARAFAAAGCAVACIDINEAAAQRVQHDLQAQDTQSIALQCDVSNAQAVSNVVSTVQQRFGRLDIVVNCAAIDHTLSVEDMSIEQWDQVIAVNLRGPFLFAKAALPIMREQHSGHIINIASTAATRAWANASAYHASKWGLVGFSRGLGVEGRPYGIRVTTIIPGGMRTHFFDRFVDQGIPMPEQANLQDPANVAQVIVFAAQVPPESALQEVIITPLTETSWP; encoded by the coding sequence ATGCAAGAAAATATGTTGAAAGACAAAGTAGTCCTCGTCACCGGAGCCGGCAGCGGCCTTGGTGAAGCCACCGCCCGCGCTTTTGCAGCCGCCGGTTGCGCCGTTGCCTGCATCGATATCAACGAAGCCGCCGCCCAACGCGTCCAACATGACCTGCAGGCGCAAGATACTCAGAGCATCGCCTTGCAATGTGATGTCAGCAATGCGCAGGCTGTCTCCAATGTTGTCAGCACCGTCCAGCAGCGCTTCGGGCGGCTCGACATTGTCGTCAACTGCGCCGCCATCGACCACACGCTTTCCGTCGAAGATATGTCCATTGAGCAGTGGGACCAGGTCATCGCCGTCAACCTGCGCGGCCCCTTCTTATTCGCCAAAGCCGCGCTGCCCATCATGCGCGAGCAGCATTCCGGCCATATCATCAACATCGCCTCCACCGCCGCTACCCGCGCCTGGGCCAACGCCTCCGCCTATCATGCCTCCAAGTGGGGACTCGTGGGCTTCAGTCGCGGCCTCGGCGTCGAGGGCAGACCCTATGGCATACGCGTTACCACCATCATCCCCGGCGGCATGCGCACGCACTTCTTCGACCGCTTCGTCGACCAGGGCATCCCTATGCCCGAACAGGCAAATTTACAGGACCCGGCCAACGTCGCGCAGGTGATCGTCTTCGCGGCCCAGGTGCCACCCGAATCGGCCCTGCAAGAAGTCATCATTACGCCTTTGACCGAGACGAGCTGGCCATGA
- a CDS encoding ABC transporter ATP-binding protein: MQSTDSITTEPPVQPPANDLAAGKASSARGAMAPARSRGKKFLSYYKPYLGLFLADMACALIVSAIMLLLPLCAQYIIKNILASNSPQKLDDIYLMGALMLALVGIYTLCTIFIDFQGHMMGARMESDMRGELFEQYQKLSFSFYDEQRTGQLMTRITNDTFALAELYHHGPEDIVVTCLTVVGAFIILVKINIALTLIVFLFLPVMAVFALYFNKKMNRALRSSKDRIGDINAQVEDTLAGIRVVKSFTNEDIETSKFAYANRRFLASRNEGYKSEAYFSGGLMAFTQLITISVIIFGGIAIVHASLDVADLVTYLLCISILIDPIQKLVNFGRLYQEGITGFHRFMDMMEIVPDLQDAEDAIDLRQVRGHIEFQDVSFRYKEDQKDVLKNLSLEIQAGAYVALVGASGAGKTTLCSLIPRFYDVNAGKILLDGRDIREVTLRSLRRNIGIVQQDVYLFAGTVADNIRYGKLDASREEIINAAKKAHAHDFIMALPDGYDTDIGQRGVKLSGGQKQRLSIARVFLKNPPIIIFDEATSALDNESERAVQDSLEKLANNRTMLVIAHRLSTIRNAQRIVVLSDAGIAEQGTHEELLALNGVYANLYNMQAKI; the protein is encoded by the coding sequence TTGCAATCAACCGATTCGATTACGACAGAACCGCCTGTGCAGCCCCCGGCAAATGATCTTGCCGCGGGAAAAGCTAGCTCTGCACGGGGTGCGATGGCGCCTGCACGCTCGCGCGGTAAAAAATTTTTGTCGTACTACAAACCATACCTGGGCCTGTTTCTCGCGGATATGGCCTGCGCGCTGATTGTATCAGCGATTATGCTGCTACTGCCGTTATGCGCGCAATACATCATTAAAAACATCTTAGCAAGCAATTCGCCTCAGAAGCTGGATGATATCTACCTGATGGGCGCGCTCATGCTGGCGCTGGTTGGTATCTATACGCTGTGTACCATCTTCATTGACTTTCAAGGGCATATGATGGGCGCCAGGATGGAAAGCGACATGCGCGGTGAACTATTCGAGCAGTATCAAAAGCTCTCGTTCAGCTTTTACGATGAACAAAGAACAGGGCAATTAATGACCCGGATTACCAATGATACATTCGCGCTGGCCGAATTGTATCATCATGGGCCTGAGGATATCGTCGTTACCTGTTTGACGGTCGTGGGCGCCTTCATTATCCTGGTGAAGATCAATATCGCGCTGACGCTGATCGTCTTTCTCTTTTTGCCGGTGATGGCCGTTTTCGCGCTGTACTTCAATAAGAAGATGAACAGGGCGTTACGCAGCAGCAAGGACAGGATCGGCGATATTAACGCGCAGGTTGAAGATACGCTCGCGGGCATTCGCGTGGTCAAGTCGTTTACCAACGAAGATATTGAAACAAGCAAGTTTGCCTACGCCAACCGGCGTTTCCTGGCAAGCCGCAACGAAGGTTATAAAAGCGAGGCGTACTTTTCCGGCGGATTGATGGCGTTCACGCAGCTCATTACCATCAGTGTGATCATCTTTGGCGGCATTGCCATCGTTCACGCTTCCCTGGATGTGGCCGACCTGGTGACGTACCTCTTATGCATCAGTATCCTGATAGACCCCATCCAGAAATTAGTCAATTTTGGCAGGCTCTACCAGGAAGGAATTACCGGGTTTCACCGCTTTATGGACATGATGGAGATTGTGCCTGATCTCCAAGACGCGGAAGACGCGATTGATCTGAGACAGGTGCGGGGCCATATAGAGTTTCAAGATGTCAGCTTCAGGTATAAAGAAGACCAGAAGGATGTCCTGAAGAACCTCTCGCTGGAGATACAGGCGGGAGCATACGTGGCCCTGGTTGGCGCTTCCGGCGCTGGCAAAACAACGCTCTGCTCGTTAATTCCGCGTTTCTACGATGTGAACGCGGGGAAAATATTGCTGGATGGGCGGGATATCCGGGAAGTGACCTTACGCTCGCTGCGCAGGAACATCGGGATTGTCCAGCAAGATGTGTACCTGTTTGCCGGAACTGTCGCGGATAATATCCGTTACGGGAAACTTGACGCCAGCCGGGAAGAAATCATCAACGCGGCCAAAAAGGCGCACGCGCACGATTTCATTATGGCGTTACCGGATGGCTATGATACGGATATCGGTCAGCGCGGCGTCAAACTCTCAGGCGGGCAAAAGCAACGCTTGAGTATCGCGCGTGTCTTCCTCAAAAATCCGCCAATTATCATTTTTGATGAGGCGACGAGCGCGCTGGATAATGAAAGCGAAAGGGCTGTGCAGGATTCATTAGAGAAGTTAGCCAATAACCGCACTATGCTTGTGATTGCGCATCGTTTGTCAACCATCCGCAATGCACAAAGAATAGTCGTGTTATCTGACGCCGGGATCGCCGAACAGGGTACACACGAGGAGTTACTCGCTTTGAACGGTGTGTATGCGAACCTGTACAACATGCAGGCCAAAATATGA